One window from the genome of Mucilaginibacter ginsenosidivorans encodes:
- a CDS encoding putative zinc-binding protein, with protein MNTNEIMKPIVYSCSGCSSAAQMANYLAVQMDRNGTAEMSCIAGVGGNVKKLVQTAHSGRKIIVVDGCPLACAKACLGNHSIEPDVHIELTSFGVAKRQHQDFDKKQAGEILEIIEEIADQQLTLQAL; from the coding sequence ATGAATACAAATGAAATAATGAAACCAATTGTTTATTCCTGTTCCGGCTGCTCCAGCGCGGCACAAATGGCAAATTACCTTGCCGTTCAAATGGATAGAAATGGAACGGCAGAAATGTCGTGCATCGCAGGCGTCGGCGGCAACGTCAAAAAGCTTGTTCAAACTGCGCATTCCGGCCGGAAAATTATAGTTGTCGATGGCTGCCCCCTGGCTTGCGCTAAAGCTTGTTTAGGTAATCATTCAATCGAACCCGATGTTCACATAGAGCTCACCAGTTTCGGCGTGGCCAAGCGGCAGCACCAGGATTTTGATAAAAAGCAGGCAGGTGAAATATTGGAGATAATAGAAGAAATAGCCGATCAGCAATTAACACTGCAAGCCTTATGA
- a CDS encoding universal stress protein: MKILIATDFSATAAHAAEYGYLLAKQLKAGVFLCNTIVIPAEVPVSGIAFWSQGDSDTLLADSTEELKQLKAHLQQNDHTNTFRPPVDYINESGTVWYFVNNSAFKQQADVIIAGTHEEDGLGSLLSGNHTIDLIETCIRPLLIIPRTAAFKPIKKIAFATDLEYPENDLQQLYDLIKLAKMLDAEILLTHIKNEADNAVKFEKRIEKFLAEVSDKADYHKIYHRIINQDKVESGLDWLCEHAQIDILAMAHREHGLLENIFKGSHTKRMAGHIAIPLLVYPGTNSRETI, translated from the coding sequence ATGAAGATATTGATCGCAACCGATTTTTCGGCGACAGCAGCACACGCAGCCGAATACGGATACCTATTGGCAAAACAACTTAAAGCTGGCGTGTTCCTTTGTAATACAATCGTCATCCCCGCCGAGGTGCCCGTTTCAGGCATCGCTTTTTGGAGCCAGGGGGATAGTGATACGCTGCTGGCGGATTCTACTGAAGAATTGAAACAATTAAAGGCACACTTGCAACAAAACGATCATACCAACACTTTTAGACCACCCGTTGACTATATAAACGAATCCGGGACCGTTTGGTATTTCGTGAATAATTCAGCATTTAAACAACAGGCTGATGTCATCATCGCCGGTACACACGAAGAAGACGGCCTCGGTAGTCTCCTGTCAGGGAACCATACAATTGACTTAATTGAAACTTGTATCAGGCCCTTACTGATCATACCCCGGACGGCAGCCTTTAAGCCGATAAAAAAAATAGCGTTTGCGACCGATCTTGAATATCCTGAAAATGACTTACAACAGCTTTATGACCTTATAAAACTGGCCAAAATGTTGGACGCTGAAATTTTGTTAACGCATATTAAAAATGAAGCTGACAACGCCGTGAAATTTGAGAAACGGATTGAAAAATTCCTGGCAGAAGTTTCTGATAAAGCCGACTACCACAAAATATATCACCGCATTATCAACCAGGACAAAGTAGAATCAGGCCTGGACTGGCTTTGTGAACATGCACAAATTGATATACTGGCCATGGCGCACAGGGAGCATGGTTTATTAGAGAACATTTTTAAGGGCAGCCATACCAAACGAATGGCCGGCCATATTGCTATACCCTTGTTGGTCTATCCGGGCACGAACTCTCGGGAAACTATATGA
- a CDS encoding 6-pyruvoyl trahydropterin synthase family protein — protein sequence MIRITKIFYFEMAHALHGYNGACRHIHGHSYELHVTIASVKGEDTYLQSPGFIIDFKELKKIINLAVIEKFDHKLVLSQAYLSKFPAVMLQENLEILEVEPSVENLLLFSRKAICKVLPPLLSLQGLKLYETRDSYAEWLASIN from the coding sequence ATGATCAGGATCACAAAAATATTTTATTTTGAAATGGCCCATGCGCTCCACGGCTACAATGGCGCCTGCAGGCATATACACGGGCACTCTTATGAGTTACACGTGACCATTGCATCGGTCAAAGGCGAGGATACTTATCTTCAATCTCCAGGGTTTATTATTGATTTCAAGGAATTAAAAAAGATCATAAACCTGGCTGTCATTGAAAAGTTTGATCATAAATTGGTATTATCACAGGCTTATCTGTCTAAATTCCCTGCTGTTATGTTACAGGAAAATCTAGAAATCCTGGAAGTCGAGCCATCTGTAGAAAATTTATTATTGTTTTCAAGAAAGGCTATTTGTAAAGTTCTTCCGCCACTGCTGTCCCTGCAGGGGCTAAAGTTATATGAAACAAGAGATTCTTATGCGGAATGGTTAGCGAGTATAAATTGA
- a CDS encoding nitric-oxide reductase large subunit — protein MAKRNFMGYLLNPKNWWLPLLLIFIVGIAGVMMIGVHTYTDAPPIPSYVTGKSEVVFSNDDILKGQGVFQKYALMEYGTMFGDGANRGPDFTAEALHLLTQYMNDYYQSHLQNDANIKLLRTGISEQVRIEIKTNTYVRNNNTVRLSEAQAFAANELVRFYTTKFTDSTFPGAFKPTVYISSKEELKSLTAFFFWGAWVCGVERPGEQYSYTNNWPYDKQAGNTATPAVILWSIIGSLALIIGLGLVMYYHGKLEKLDDKAYTNKAQPLMTTAEVQKFQPTAIQRATYKFFYAAILLFSVQVLAGILTVHDFVGFTKFWGFDLAKVLPFPVTRSWHVQLSLLWISACWIGASFFMMSLVSPDQPKKQVTLINTIFWLTILLVAGSFAGIFLGPMGLLPKTWYWFGHQGWEYVEMGKLWQIMLGVVFVIWGITLYRGIKPVMKLKQPWALPNWLLYAIFSVIILFISGFIATPKTNFVISDFWRWMVVHMWAEAFFEVFTTVLIGYFMVMMGLVNKQAVIRVIYLATLLFLGSGLLGISHNFYWNAKTVSTLALGAVFSTLQVIPLILLTLEAWRFSKLPKILENGNGANRDIKKQFGFPEVFLFLVAVNFWNFFGAGVLGFIINLPIANYYEHGTYLTVNHGHAALMGVYGNLALAIVLFCCQLLVKPERWKPYMIRTAFWSINIGLLLMVFLDLFPAGIWQFKTVTEHGLWYARSHTFIESTGFQTFTWLRMVGGALFTLGGVIPLTWFVISRRRGLKKVNPKVGAAIQHQEEPVGSY, from the coding sequence ATGGCTAAACGAAATTTCATGGGCTATCTGCTCAATCCAAAGAATTGGTGGCTTCCTTTGCTGTTAATTTTTATTGTCGGCATTGCTGGAGTAATGATGATCGGTGTACATACCTATACAGACGCCCCGCCAATCCCTTCTTATGTAACCGGGAAAAGTGAGGTTGTCTTTTCCAACGACGATATATTAAAAGGACAAGGAGTTTTCCAGAAATATGCGTTGATGGAATATGGTACTATGTTTGGCGATGGGGCTAACCGGGGTCCTGATTTTACCGCAGAAGCACTACACCTGTTAACCCAATACATGAATGATTATTACCAGTCACATCTGCAAAATGATGCGAATATAAAATTACTTCGGACAGGCATTTCGGAGCAGGTGAGGATAGAGATTAAAACTAATACATATGTTAGGAACAACAATACTGTAAGGCTTAGCGAAGCACAGGCATTTGCGGCAAATGAACTGGTTAGGTTTTATACTACAAAATTTACCGACTCTACTTTTCCGGGTGCGTTTAAACCGACCGTGTATATTTCCAGTAAGGAAGAATTGAAATCGCTGACCGCCTTTTTCTTCTGGGGGGCATGGGTTTGCGGTGTGGAAAGACCAGGCGAACAATACAGCTATACCAACAACTGGCCCTATGATAAACAGGCAGGAAATACAGCCACTCCTGCGGTTATTTTATGGAGTATTATTGGATCGTTAGCGCTTATAATCGGACTTGGGCTGGTTATGTATTATCATGGTAAACTGGAAAAACTTGATGATAAAGCATATACCAACAAAGCCCAGCCCCTGATGACTACGGCTGAGGTTCAAAAATTTCAGCCAACGGCAATACAAAGGGCTACTTACAAATTTTTTTATGCGGCGATATTGCTTTTTTCAGTCCAGGTACTTGCCGGAATATTAACCGTTCATGACTTTGTGGGGTTTACCAAATTTTGGGGATTTGATCTCGCAAAAGTCCTGCCCTTTCCGGTAACCCGTAGCTGGCATGTCCAACTATCGTTGCTGTGGATCTCAGCCTGCTGGATCGGGGCTTCATTTTTTATGATGTCGCTGGTTTCTCCTGATCAGCCAAAAAAACAGGTTACCCTGATCAATACGATCTTCTGGCTGACTATTCTATTAGTGGCAGGTTCGTTCGCCGGCATTTTTCTGGGGCCAATGGGATTATTGCCAAAAACGTGGTATTGGTTCGGCCATCAGGGCTGGGAATACGTGGAAATGGGGAAACTATGGCAAATTATGCTTGGGGTTGTTTTTGTCATTTGGGGCATTACATTGTACCGTGGCATTAAGCCGGTAATGAAATTAAAACAACCATGGGCATTGCCCAACTGGCTGTTATATGCCATCTTCAGTGTTATCATATTATTTATATCAGGGTTTATTGCTACCCCAAAAACTAACTTTGTAATCTCTGATTTCTGGCGATGGATGGTAGTGCATATGTGGGCCGAGGCGTTCTTCGAAGTATTCACAACTGTGCTCATCGGCTACTTTATGGTTATGATGGGGCTGGTTAATAAGCAGGCAGTCATCCGCGTTATATATTTAGCAACATTGTTATTCCTGGGTTCAGGATTGCTTGGCATTTCGCATAATTTTTACTGGAATGCCAAAACAGTAAGTACCCTGGCTTTAGGCGCTGTTTTCTCAACTCTACAGGTAATTCCGTTAATACTGCTCACGCTGGAAGCATGGCGGTTCAGTAAATTGCCCAAAATACTGGAAAATGGGAATGGTGCAAATAGGGACATCAAGAAACAATTTGGATTTCCGGAAGTATTCCTGTTCCTGGTTGCCGTTAATTTCTGGAACTTTTTCGGGGCCGGCGTACTTGGTTTTATCATTAACCTGCCCATTGCCAACTATTATGAGCATGGCACTTATTTAACGGTTAACCATGGGCATGCTGCATTGATGGGGGTATATGGCAACCTGGCCTTAGCAATTGTTTTATTTTGCTGCCAGTTATTGGTAAAACCAGAGCGGTGGAAGCCGTACATGATCAGAACAGCATTCTGGTCTATCAATATAGGTTTACTGCTCATGGTATTTCTTGATCTGTTCCCGGCGGGTATCTGGCAATTTAAAACAGTGACCGAACATGGTCTCTGGTATGCGCGAAGCCACACGTTTATTGAGAGTACCGGATTTCAGACCTTTACCTGGCTGCGAATGGTCGGTGGTGCTTTGTTCACCCTGGGGGGTGTAATTCCGCTTACATGGTTTGTTATCAGCAGGAGAAGGGGATTGAAAAAAGTTAACCCTAAAGTGGGGGCTGCAATCCAACACCAGGAAGAACCGGTGGGATCTTACTAA
- a CDS encoding DUF488 domain-containing protein, with product MKISIKRVYEAPAEEDDTRILVDRLWPRGLTKEKAAVDTWLKEIAPSTEFRK from the coding sequence ATGAAGATCAGTATCAAAAGAGTATATGAAGCCCCGGCCGAAGAAGATGACACCCGCATCCTGGTTGACAGGTTGTGGCCGCGGGGGTTAACAAAGGAAAAAGCAGCTGTTGATACCTGGTTAAAAGAAATTGCGCCAAGCACTGAATTTCGAAAGTAG
- a CDS encoding LysR family transcriptional regulator, translating into MEIRYLRLIKAIVEEGSITRAMDVLHLSQSALSYQLKEAELQVGTQLFYRRNKKLILTPVGKKLYTSAIKVLAEMDATDSEIKKMMNGENGVIRISTECYTSYHWLPAVLKKFNNEFPNVEIEIVFEATHKPIEKLMEGELDLAITSNPEQIDKIEYIKLFADEMLAVVAPQHPWANRPFVQAEDFQDITLIIHSLPLDTVSIFRTELTPKGINPKKLIVLPLTEASIELAKANMGVIVLANWALKPYLSNDIKAVKINPEGFFRQQYVARTRDRAYPVYFDYFIKFLREEIKLDKEDTK; encoded by the coding sequence ATGGAAATACGGTATCTCAGACTGATCAAAGCCATTGTTGAAGAGGGGAGCATCACCCGGGCGATGGATGTGCTGCATTTATCGCAAAGCGCATTGAGCTACCAGTTAAAAGAGGCGGAGCTCCAGGTGGGAACCCAGCTATTCTACCGGCGGAATAAAAAGCTGATCCTGACCCCGGTGGGCAAGAAACTTTATACCAGCGCCATCAAGGTGCTCGCGGAAATGGACGCTACGGATTCCGAAATAAAAAAAATGATGAATGGCGAAAACGGTGTGATCAGGATCAGCACGGAATGCTATACAAGTTACCATTGGTTACCGGCCGTACTAAAAAAATTCAATAACGAATTTCCCAATGTCGAAATAGAGATCGTGTTCGAGGCGACGCACAAACCGATTGAAAAACTCATGGAGGGCGAGCTGGACCTGGCCATCACAAGTAACCCGGAACAGATCGATAAAATAGAATATATCAAGCTGTTTGCTGATGAAATGCTGGCTGTGGTAGCCCCGCAGCATCCATGGGCAAACCGGCCATTTGTACAAGCCGAGGACTTCCAGGATATTACCCTCATTATCCACTCACTTCCGCTGGATACTGTTTCAATTTTCCGGACGGAGTTAACTCCAAAGGGGATCAACCCTAAAAAGTTAATTGTCTTACCGCTGACGGAAGCTTCCATCGAGCTGGCTAAAGCCAATATGGGCGTGATCGTGCTGGCCAACTGGGCCCTGAAGCCCTACCTGAGTAACGACATTAAGGCTGTAAAGATCAACCCGGAAGGTTTTTTTCGTCAGCAGTACGTAGCCAGGACACGCGACCGTGCGTACCCGGTTTACTTCGATTACTTTATCAAGTTTTTAAGAGAAGAAATTAAACTGGATAAAGAAGATACAAAATAA
- a CDS encoding PNPOx family protein produces MNDEIMNEHIFRFLKQQTCATICCTDTEGNPYCFNCFYAFNQEDKLLYFKSSPDAYHSKLLVKKSVIAGTVLPDKLNKLMTKGIQLQGKVLDHLHPLALGASVDYHKKHPIALAMKGEVFTIFLDSIKMKDSHLGFGNSMVWKRGEYEFASECAVHAP; encoded by the coding sequence ATGAATGACGAAATTATGAATGAACATATCTTTCGATTCTTAAAACAACAAACGTGTGCAACCATTTGCTGCACAGATACCGAGGGAAACCCTTATTGTTTCAATTGTTTTTACGCATTTAACCAGGAAGACAAATTGTTGTATTTCAAATCATCACCTGATGCATATCATTCTAAGCTGCTGGTTAAAAAATCGGTAATTGCGGGAACCGTGCTGCCGGATAAATTAAATAAATTGATGACAAAAGGTATACAGCTGCAAGGAAAAGTGTTGGATCACCTTCACCCATTGGCACTGGGGGCTTCTGTTGATTATCATAAAAAGCATCCGATCGCGCTGGCGATGAAAGGCGAAGTATTTACCATTTTTCTTGATAGCATAAAGATGAAGGATAGCCATTTAGGCTTTGGCAACAGCATGGTATGGAAGAGGGGTGAATATGAATTTGCTTCAGAATGTGCAGTTCATGCACCTTGA
- a CDS encoding assimilatory sulfite reductase (NADPH) flavoprotein subunit → MMNWETGLKRGPFSDQQVKTLNELLPGMDYGQVQWLSGFLSGVSSASDDPPIQAAPGSGLRLLSNDGEPVWILYGTHTGNSERLAKLSAKRIEDLGIAAKVSDMGSFKVKELRNIKRLLIIVSTHGIGEPPIQASELYEYLHGSKAPELKQLEYSVLALGDTAYTKFCQTGKDFDGILARLGAQRICERVDCDVDFEDDYTRWMEGNLAAIASSFQSGNVPAVPIQPAISGKASPVYDRKHPFGATVSKKINLNGRHSSKETIHLELDLSNSGLRYEPGDSLGVYASNANRLIEPVLNTLHFTGEELVDTYLGKKTLLEALTTDYELTPLTSISLNRYAELTGSTRLGKILNDNTAVVEYLYGRDLFDLIREVPFKMAPEVFISLLRKNSPRMYSIASSQDAVDDEVHILASVVRYEAYGRYKEGHCTSFLAGRISEDDQLQVFVDANSRFKLPLDPDMPVIMVGAGTGVAPYRAFIQQRGIQDAPGKSWLFFGERNFTTDFYYQTEWLQYLKEGTLTRADVAFSRDQAKKVYVQHRMLEQGRELFKWLEEGAHFYVCGDAQKMAKDVDHALKEIIQTQGGMTREKAEEYVKCLQVTDRYQADIY, encoded by the coding sequence ATGATGAATTGGGAAACGGGTTTAAAACGCGGACCTTTTTCTGATCAGCAGGTTAAAACGTTGAACGAATTACTGCCCGGCATGGATTACGGGCAGGTTCAATGGCTGTCCGGATTTTTGTCAGGGGTCAGTTCGGCTTCGGATGACCCGCCAATACAGGCCGCCCCGGGTTCCGGTCTCCGCCTTTTGTCAAATGACGGGGAACCGGTCTGGATACTTTACGGGACACACACGGGCAACAGTGAAAGACTGGCGAAGCTGTCTGCGAAAAGAATTGAAGATTTGGGAATAGCGGCCAAAGTATCGGACATGGGTTCTTTTAAAGTTAAAGAGCTGCGAAATATAAAAAGGCTGTTAATTATTGTAAGCACACATGGGATTGGCGAACCGCCCATACAGGCCAGTGAATTGTATGAATATTTACATGGCAGCAAGGCTCCGGAGTTAAAGCAGCTGGAATATTCGGTTCTTGCCTTAGGGGATACCGCCTATACCAAGTTTTGCCAGACCGGGAAAGATTTTGATGGGATACTGGCCAGACTTGGCGCTCAAAGAATCTGTGAAAGAGTGGACTGTGATGTTGATTTCGAGGACGATTATACGCGGTGGATGGAAGGTAACCTTGCAGCCATCGCGTCATCGTTCCAAAGTGGGAATGTCCCGGCTGTACCAATTCAGCCGGCCATTTCAGGCAAGGCCAGCCCCGTTTACGATCGCAAACATCCATTTGGCGCCACAGTATCCAAAAAGATCAACCTGAACGGCCGTCATTCCAGCAAGGAAACCATTCACCTGGAATTGGATCTGAGCAACTCTGGTTTACGCTACGAACCGGGTGATTCCCTGGGTGTTTATGCCAGTAACGCCAACCGGCTGATCGAGCCTGTCCTAAACACGCTGCATTTCACGGGCGAAGAGCTGGTAGACACCTACCTGGGGAAGAAAACGTTACTGGAAGCGCTGACGACAGATTATGAGCTGACACCGCTGACCAGTATATCCCTCAACCGTTATGCGGAGCTAACCGGAAGCACCCGGCTTGGTAAGATCCTTAATGATAATACGGCGGTGGTTGAATACCTGTATGGCCGGGATCTATTTGACCTGATCCGGGAGGTTCCGTTCAAAATGGCCCCTGAAGTGTTTATTTCGCTGTTAAGGAAAAATTCGCCACGGATGTATTCTATCGCCTCCAGCCAGGATGCCGTGGATGATGAGGTCCACATACTGGCCTCTGTCGTCCGTTATGAAGCGTACGGGCGCTATAAAGAGGGCCATTGTACCTCCTTTCTTGCCGGGCGCATTAGTGAGGATGATCAGCTCCAGGTATTCGTTGATGCCAACAGCCGGTTTAAGCTGCCGCTTGATCCCGATATGCCGGTCATCATGGTTGGTGCAGGCACCGGTGTTGCGCCCTACCGGGCGTTTATCCAGCAGCGCGGGATCCAGGACGCGCCGGGCAAATCATGGCTATTTTTTGGGGAGCGGAATTTCACAACGGATTTCTATTACCAGACCGAATGGCTGCAATATCTAAAAGAGGGTACGCTGACGCGTGCTGATGTCGCATTCTCGCGTGATCAGGCAAAGAAAGTGTATGTACAGCACCGGATGCTGGAACAAGGAAGGGAACTGTTCAAATGGCTGGAAGAGGGGGCCCATTTTTATGTATGCGGCGATGCACAAAAGATGGCCAAGGATGTCGACCATGCCTTAAAGGAGATCATACAAACGCAGGGGGGCATGACCCGGGAAAAAGCCGAAGAATATGTCAAATGCCTGCAGGTGACGGACCGTTACCAGGCTGATATTTATTGA
- a CDS encoding peroxiredoxin, with translation MSLRIGDTAPDFSAQTTEGDIDFYKWLGDSWAILYSHPGDYTPICTTELGRTAQLKDEFAKRNTKILAISVDGLASHQGWVKDINEISKTIVDFPIIADPDKKISRSYAMIHDNASTSATVRSVYFIGPDKKIKASITYPASTGRNFTEILRVLDSLQLTALYSVGTPVDWEDGQDVVVSTAIKNEDIPAIFPKGYQEIKPYLRYTPQPNK, from the coding sequence ATGAGTTTAAGAATTGGAGACACTGCTCCTGATTTCAGTGCACAAACTACCGAGGGAGATATTGATTTTTATAAATGGCTGGGCGATAGCTGGGCCATTCTATATTCGCATCCGGGCGATTATACCCCGATATGTACCACAGAACTAGGGCGCACCGCACAGTTAAAAGACGAGTTTGCCAAACGCAATACGAAGATCCTGGCCATTAGCGTTGACGGCCTTGCATCGCATCAGGGATGGGTTAAAGATATCAACGAAATCTCGAAAACCATCGTCGATTTTCCTATCATCGCTGATCCGGATAAAAAAATCTCCAGGTCTTATGCCATGATCCATGATAATGCGTCAACCTCGGCAACGGTGCGTTCCGTGTATTTCATCGGCCCGGATAAAAAGATCAAGGCTTCGATCACTTATCCGGCATCTACCGGCAGGAATTTTACCGAGATCCTGCGTGTGCTGGACTCCTTACAATTGACCGCGCTTTATAGCGTAGGCACGCCTGTTGATTGGGAAGACGGGCAGGATGTAGTTGTCTCTACCGCCATTAAAAATGAAGATATTCCCGCCATATTCCCCAAAGGCTACCAGGAAATTAAGCCCTATCTTCGCTATACGCCGCAACCGAACAAATAA
- a CDS encoding PAS domain-containing sensor histidine kinase, whose protein sequence is MQIQEESQTEKGQTERDVSNVRQLFLQLLHNYPDGAISIIDRNYNFIFTGGELHKRMNVVPSELIGHEIYPKFPEEVRNVIRGQLDKVFLGNNILEFELPYPIKSNLYVMDAFPLKEEGGSIIYAGVIFRNISHLKLIENELKQSLEKERELGDLKSRFLTMASHEFRTPLSNVLLSAKLIKKYTAVDAQPNRDKHISRIVSSVNLITDILSDFLSVEKIESGVVVVNPEKLDIKEFIGMIIKEIKADQKTGQDIFYRHAGKKSVVLDPLLLKQIIVNLLSNAIKFSIDNSPVEVRTEWHNSRLSISIKDYGIGIPPEYRKHMFERFYRAPNVTNIGGTGLGLYIVSKYVELMNGTIRYNSEVHKGTQFVITL, encoded by the coding sequence ATGCAAATACAAGAAGAATCGCAAACTGAAAAAGGACAGACTGAAAGAGACGTATCAAACGTTCGCCAACTGTTTCTTCAATTATTGCACAACTATCCGGATGGCGCAATAAGTATAATTGACCGAAATTACAATTTCATATTCACCGGAGGAGAATTGCATAAACGTATGAATGTCGTTCCAAGCGAATTAATTGGTCATGAAATATATCCGAAATTTCCAGAAGAAGTCAGAAATGTAATCAGGGGGCAATTAGATAAAGTTTTTCTGGGGAACAACATATTGGAGTTTGAGCTTCCTTACCCGATAAAAAGTAACCTATACGTAATGGATGCTTTCCCATTGAAAGAGGAAGGCGGATCTATTATATACGCAGGCGTAATTTTTAGAAATATTTCCCATTTAAAATTGATTGAGAACGAGTTAAAACAATCGTTGGAAAAAGAAAGGGAACTTGGCGATTTGAAATCCCGGTTTCTAACCATGGCTTCCCATGAGTTCCGGACACCATTGAGCAATGTCCTGCTGTCAGCCAAGTTAATAAAAAAATACACTGCGGTTGATGCCCAGCCTAACAGGGATAAGCATATTAGCAGGATCGTGTCGTCTGTAAATTTAATTACGGACATCTTGAGCGACTTTCTTTCCGTTGAGAAAATAGAAAGCGGCGTAGTAGTTGTTAATCCGGAAAAACTGGACATAAAAGAATTTATCGGCATGATTATCAAAGAAATAAAGGCGGATCAGAAAACCGGGCAGGATATTTTCTATCGGCATGCCGGTAAGAAATCAGTTGTATTAGATCCTCTTTTGTTGAAACAAATTATTGTAAACCTTTTATCCAATGCTATCAAATTCTCTATCGACAATTCGCCCGTGGAGGTCAGGACGGAATGGCACAACAGCCGGCTATCGATTTCAATAAAAGATTATGGGATCGGTATCCCGCCCGAATACCGCAAACATATGTTCGAACGGTTTTACAGGGCTCCAAATGTAACAAATATAGGAGGCACCGGTTTAGGCCTGTATATTGTCAGCAAATATGTCGAATTAATGAACGGTACCATTCGATACAACAGTGAAGTACACAAGGGAACTCAATTTGTAATTACACTTTAA
- a CDS encoding RrF2 family transcriptional regulator yields the protein MFSKATEYALRATIYISQKGTEEKMLGLAEIAKAIDSPQFFTAKILQKLSRNNKIISSARGPNGGFYMTEEMKKTPIRSVLTAMKESEVLEKCIIGLAQCSEKEPCPMHAKYKFIKAQTIQMFESMTIQSLADEMEKGNMFISNS from the coding sequence ATGTTTTCAAAAGCAACCGAGTATGCCCTCCGGGCAACAATTTATATATCTCAGAAAGGCACTGAAGAAAAAATGCTTGGACTTGCTGAAATTGCTAAAGCGATTGACTCACCTCAGTTCTTCACAGCAAAAATCCTCCAAAAGCTTAGCAGGAATAATAAAATTATTAGTTCAGCCAGGGGCCCCAATGGGGGATTTTACATGACGGAGGAAATGAAAAAAACACCCATTCGCAGTGTCCTGACAGCAATGAAAGAGAGTGAAGTCCTTGAAAAGTGCATTATCGGCTTAGCGCAATGTTCAGAAAAAGAGCCCTGTCCGATGCACGCAAAATACAAATTCATTAAAGCCCAAACGATACAAATGTTTGAAAGTATGACTATACAATCGCTTGCTGACGAAATGGAAAAAGGAAATATGTTCATTTCAAATAGTTAA